The Chloroflexota bacterium DNA segment CATCACTGTCAAAGTACCCAATCTCGAACAGAATGCGGAGGAATTCAGTGAGTTCAGCGGTGTCGTTCTCACCGTCCTCGTGGCCGAAACGGGGGTGCTGATCACCGTAGAGCGCGTGCCCCGGCTGCTTGATGCAGCTGCCAAGGTGAATGTGTCCCAAGTACTCCCGGGCAGCTGAGAGCGTAGCATGTGGCGTCTCACCAAGCAGAGGCAGGTGCCCCTGGTCTACGAGCAGGCCGAAGTTTCCGCACTGAGCGCGTACGGCTTGGCAGAGTGGCAGCGTGTCCTCTATAGGCCCGACGAGACTCTTCTTGTCCACGTCCCGGTCGAACTGTTCGAGGGATACCCAGAGCGTGTAGTCAGTCCGCTGTTGCTCAGCGTAAGCGCAAATCTCCTTGAGAGATTCGGCAAATGCGCTGAGAGCTTGGTCTTTATACTCTTCGCCAGGAAACGACGAGGGGCCGTCAAAGAGCCCAAGGACACGGGTACCCATTGCATAGGCTTCGTCTACGGCTTGCTTGACCCGTACTACGACAGCTTGCCGGTGTGACTCATCGATGCTGGCCAGATTCAGTTGATTGCGCAAGAGGATCGGCTGGACGCCATAGCCGAGGTTGAGCTTCGTAGACTCGCTCAAGGCCTTCGCTTGCTTAGCGACAGCAGGGTCAGCAATATGAGTGATCTCAGCTACTTGCAAGAAGTCATCTGCTGTCAGGTGGCGCAGCGATTCGAGAATTGGCCCATCGCCACCCATTACCTCGGGAAAGAGCATAAAATGCACGAATCCGAGGTGCATGTAGTGGCTCCAGTGTCTCTCCATGTTGGCTAGATTCCTCCGTCCGGCTAACAGATTGTCTTGGCTCGTGGCAAGTGTATCAATGGATTCTGCGACTGTCAAAGCTGGGAGTAATCGCGGCTGACACGAACGGAACTGTGGCGCAACTCACATTGCGCTTGTCAGCTGCGACTTTACGAATTCGATATTGGCAACCGGCGTTGGA contains these protein-coding regions:
- a CDS encoding TIM barrel protein, coding for MERHWSHYMHLGFVHFMLFPEVMGGDGPILESLRHLTADDFLQVAEITHIADPAVAKQAKALSESTKLNLGYGVQPILLRNQLNLASIDESHRQAVVVRVKQAVDEAYAMGTRVLGLFDGPSSFPGEEYKDQALSAFAESLKEICAYAEQQRTDYTLWVSLEQFDRDVDKKSLVGPIEDTLPLCQAVRAQCGNFGLLVDQGHLPLLGETPHATLSAAREYLGHIHLGSCIKQPGHALYGDQHPRFGHEDGENDTAELTEFLRILFEIGYFDSDVPTDKPLCTFELKPAPGEDSLSLMANAKRTFQAAWAQL